In Oncorhynchus nerka isolate Pitt River unplaced genomic scaffold, Oner_Uvic_2.0 unplaced_scaffold_2___fragment_2___debris, whole genome shotgun sequence, the genomic window TGGATGAAGCCAGAGATTTCATCTCCTGCACTGCGGCCTCGTGCTTGGGTAGCCAGTGCCATGGTGTGTCTTTGTCCAGCAACTGGCGCAGAGGCTCACAGACTGCTTATAGGTGTGGCATGAACTTTGCAAGATAGTTTGCAAAGCCGATGAGACACTGTACTCCTTTTGCATCAGACGGGTTTGGCATGTCGAGGATCGCTCTGACCTTGTCTGGGTCCGGCTTCAGGCCTTTTGCCGAGAGAATGTGGCCATGGAAGTGGACGTCTTTCACCTTGAACTGCAGCTTCTTCAGGCCAAGGTGAAGCTTAACTGATCGGCAGTTCTGATCAGTGCCAGGAGCTTCACATCGTGGTCGCGTACTGCTTCTTCGTCTGTGTCACCACAGCCTACGATCAGGACATCATCTGCGATGGGTTCCATGCCCTTGAGCCCAGCCAGTAACTCGTGCTGCTTACGTTGGTATATCTCAGGCGCCACCGAGACACCAAACGGGAACTTGAGCCAGCGTTTCCGACCCCAGGGGGTCCAGAAGGTAGTCATGAGGCTGCTTTCTTCATCCAGCTTGCATTGAAGGAATGCATCTCGGGCATCCACCAAGGTGAAAATCCTGGCCTTGGGAAGCTTATAGAGGACATCCTCTAGTGTCGGCATGATGTAGTGGGATCGTTTCAGTGCTTGGTTCAGATGCTTTGGGTCGATGCAGACCTTCAGCTTCTCTGGTTTTTTCACTATGACCATATTGCTGATCCAGTCAGTTGGTTCAGTCACAGATGTCATGTGGCCATCGGCCTCATACTTGTCCAGCTGGGCCTTCACAGCCACTTTCATTgcagtggcgttagccactatagccaatcggtagcagcggtgaaccggtgccaaggtccagagtttacagcaaggatccggtggagtattgggctctagccgtgtatgagtggggttcggtgaacagctgagtaggctgggaggtgggcctcagggatagcttcggtactggaTGCCACAGTGAGTGCAAGCTAGCTGTGAGTTAGCTAGCTGCAGGCTGtgagctagctgtgaagatcagaagtagtggtccagggattacggcaggaatccggcgttgttgtggagagacagtccgatactggtagactggcgagtattatccaggctaagaacagggctggtatctgtaCAGAAGGTAAAAGCTGcaagcagtggctaacaatgactaaatagcttgtagctaattagctggttagcttctggaggttcttgaatgtgttctaaaattaaaataattaaaataataataaatattataGAATCGAATtcaaatcgaaaagagattgaaaataaagttgaaatatatatatacaaaaaatacgaAAAGTACACGAGACACGAACCCAATGCTGACAACACAATACCCCTTGATCAAATAATTGCATCGCTCTTACAGCTATTCTGTTACTTTGAACAAAGAGTGTTACCCCTTTACTATTAAAGTGTATTGCTCTGTTGGGGGAGTAATCTGTTTATGACTGATAATAGGACGTAACACATGGATGAGGAAAAAACAATCATTTGGATCCTACACAACACATTGTTGTTGTACCTAAATAATTCCACAAGAGGGCGACAtataaacatttcttaaaaccaaTTAACCTCTACTGCCTTCAGTCCATGACGTCCCGACTAACTAAAAGTCTGCGTCTGCAAAAATGCTCTTATCATAACTCGACATGAAAGTAGCCAAGCCAAAACAGTCAATGACATGCTTTTCGAGATATAAAAGTAGCTATGGTGGAAGAAAAGGTAAGTGAAATATAGGGGAAGGTAGAACATGTTTTACAGTAAGTTTAAAGTTGTTATCACCAATTTAGCTCTGATAGGCCTTTGGCAATCCAAGCTTTTGGGTTCGTACTCAAGGCTACTTGGTTTAGGCCTGGCTATAGCCTGGGGATACAGTCCAATAATATCTCCCTTCTCCTGAAGTGTACACTCTCGTTCGCTTCTTCCTACAACTCTAAAATCATTGGATTGGTGGAGGCATGGGCTAGAGAGGAATATGCTAccaaatagcaccttattccctaaTGTAGGCCTACTTTTAAGGAATGCACTATAAGGAATAGATCAATCAACTGGCTCACTAAATAGGGTACCGAAATAAATCCACAAGAGGTCGACACGAAATTAGACTAGGTTTATTTCTGTTTTGACCTGCTGAGTCGCCGTGCTTAGTGAACAGATTTCAATGTGGGCCTAGCTGTATCGAAAACGGTTGATGGGGAAATTGTGTAATCTGATCTGATCAATATATTTCCCCCCCAATATTAATGAAGGTCTAACATTCCATGACGTGGTATGTAGTTCTTAATTCGTCAGTGGCTGCAATATTGTCCTCAGTAAACTCAACATGAGTGAAAACAACACAGACAAGGACAAGTTTTTTGAGATATAAAAAATACTGTATGCTATTATGGATGAAGAAAAGGTAGGTTAAATGACACAAAATATTTGGGAATGTAACTAAGGAAAACGTCATTTAACAGTTACAGAACAGCTACAGTAGCCTATCAGAACAGCTGCAGTATCAGAGGCGCAGAGCCTTAATTAACGGGCTACACATAATGGCTGACGACAGCCAGGTAAGGTCAATTTTAGCCTACGTTTAATGAGCTTTACAGTTGTCCTAATTCCATCTTGTTCTAATGGCAAGTCTGCCTTAAGTGCAGAAACTATGGTTGATATTAGAAAATAAGTATGATTGGAAGTTTAGGCAAGTAATTCCAATTGGGGAATTGTTGTGGGATGTTAGCATACCATATTGCGCGTGTAGCATTCGTGCCATGGAGGATTGTGCAGGCCGGCAGGTTGCTACAGGATCCTAGTATCATGTATGTTATAGGGATCAGATCTGGCTGACTTTTTCACCTGAACTGCTCATTGGCTGTCCATAATGAGCCCAGCGAGCAGGATGTGTAGCTGGGCTCTGCAATAATTAGCTCCCAGAGCAATTACAAATAACTATTCTTGTTTTAAAAGCGTCATTACAActagcaacatgacagacagtCACCTCTAAGCAGGACTCAGTAGAAACGCTATGTGTTGGATTTGTCCATGTCTCGCTAAATTAACCTAGCTACCATAACAGCCGTGGAGAATTTATACTACAGTTTTAAGGGATCTCTCTGAAGGTTTTAGATGATACAGTGGTGCTTCGTCCTCTGGATGAAGAACCATACATCTCGGCTTGGCTTCATTGCATTATTATTTGGGAAACGTTGACATGCCATTTGTGTTGACGGATGGATGAAAATAATGTAATTATAGTATCGTTATACATAGGTTAGCAGAAAAATCCGCATGAGATACCCATAGAACTGAGCCCTGCTCCATTTCAGCACCATGCCGTGGTCTCAGGTGCTGCCCAGACTCGAAACATTTCAGCACCATGGCACGGTCCCCTGACGCCAAGAAACGTGTCAGCTCTATGCAGCGGACAGCTCCATAGTGCTGAAATAGTTCAAGCCCCCTAGAACGTCATTGATTTGAAATTATTCTAGGTGCAAGTGGTTATAATTTATTGCATGTCCTAGTTTTGCAGCTTTGCAACCTCAGAATTATAGCTAATGGATGGCAGCGAGTTACGTTTTTGTGCATGGCGATGAATGAGGATGCTTGATAAACCATAAATTAAACGCAAAAACGTGCACTTACAAATATTTTCGTTTGGCAGAACTTTGACAAGCTATAATCTGTTTTCAAATGACAttgacagttcatatagacattAGACTTAGGCCTAATTGTGACATCATGTGTGTATGACATCTTTGAAGAATGCCCTGGCTTCAGCCAATCGGAAtcgagtattcaacaatgcttTGGCATAATTCAAGGACGTTCATATTCACTTCAGTTGTCTGCCGATGGTTCACTGACGTTTTTTCAAAGGAGCTATTAGTATTTCCTCTAAACAGCCTACAACAATAAGCTACACATCATGTCAGATGACAGCAAGGTATGGTTCATTTAGCCTATTTTGAGTTTAGAGGAGAAATTACTAACAATATAGTAGGTCACTACCAAAGCAATAGGTCTCACTGGTTTGATCCATGGACTGAAATCTGACCACTATTGCCGTTTTGTTTACAATAGGAGCGAATAAGTTGTTTCACAAAGTCACAACCTAGGACTGATATTGACCTCTCATTTATCCACCAGAGCGTGAAATGGGAGGATCCCCCGGATGACCAAAATAAGGTTGTGGGGAATATGAAGGATGAAACAGAGACACATGAGACCAACAAGAACAGGACAGGAGGCAAGGTAAGAAATATGCTGTCCTTTACACATGTTCTGCCTACTTAGGCACAGATCTATGATTAGTTTAGTATCACTAAATCCTAGCCTTAAAGCATTAGGAGGAGACGCTACACTGACCTTAGATCTGCTATGAGACCTATAATCTGTTGTCATGTAGGCTAAACGTAAGTCCAGTGGCCGTGCCAAGAAGACTTCCGTGGAGGAGGACAGCAGCATTGGTGCAGGTCCGAGATTACTTCATGTTGGGTGCAGGTTGTGTTCAAATTCATCAGCACTGATCTGAGAAGATAGTATCTATATAGGTGAAAGCAATATAGTGGAGGCCCGCAGAGAGATGTGCTTTTACCTGTCCAGTGCAATCAAATCACTAAAGGTGAAGGAAATTAGGGATCAAGTTCAGATTCAACTTTAGATTTCTCTTTGCGGTTTCCCAGAGTCTTCTCAGACACCCGGGTGTGGTTTCCGGGAAAGGGGATCTATCATTGAGCAGCTGGAGAAGGAGGCTCAGAGGACTCTAATGCCTTCTCTCAAGATTGGGACATGCTGTGCCCCAATCCTCATCCTTCCTGAGGAGTCTAACTGATGAGCAAGTCCCATGTCTTTTCCAACCTCACATACAACAGCTCTGAATTTATAGTCATAGTGCACCTTCTAACCACAAATGGGATTTTAGACACTACACCTAACATCACTGTAACCACACCCCTAACTCTTCCTGTAAATCAAGAACAAAATGTCTCATGTATTTGCTAATAGCTTAATTAAATACACTTTTATTTTCCCTGACATGGCTATCTAGTGACTCCACTAACTCAACACCAGTGTGCAGGTAAAATATGTTtcctttcttttcttttctctaGCCAATGGAGAGTGATTCAGCATGGCATGAAAAATAACGTAAGTCTCTCCACAtaaggttctggtcaaaagttgtgcgctatatagggaatggtgTCATGGAATTACTTGATTGACAAAAACATTCCTCTGTTTGTTGGCCATAGCTCACATTCGAGCAGCTCTCCATGCTGTGTCTGAAGATTGTTAAAGTCGTGACCCAGACAGCCCTCCGCATTCTCCTACCAGCGCTAGCTCGTATCATGGGGGTGAACCTGAGGAGTGGGGCAACCTCCCCAGAATCCCAGTGCTCTGAGGATTCCTTAGGCAgtctggatgagagagagaaaaggctgCTGATCAGTGAGATGAACTACTGGactaaggagaggaggaggaatggcaGTGCAGGGTGCCGCCAAAAATCCACCCGCAGGACCTCATCACCATGCTGTTCGCCTAAGAGGTATGTTCACAGCAATATTTCAACTTAATAATTGCAAGACCTGACCCATACTTATCATAAATTATTAACTTGGAATTCACACCTTGTAGTTTTAAGTTCTGGTCAGAAATGTTGCCACTGAGGGGGTGGGTCCAGGTGAAAGTCATTTTTAACTGGGTAAGCCATAAAGTCATCTATGAATAAATAGATCAGGTACATGCCTTTCAGAATTAATCATATTCTGATGTCATACAAACATAAAAATCAGGCAAAAAATTGTGTCAGTTGGCTTTAGGCTTCTAGAACTACGGTGGTATGAGAAGTAATCCATCATTGCTCTAATTTGGTTTTCAGGCTCACTAATGACCCAGATTAGATACAGTTGGTCACATTTGCATGGCATAAGTGGTGATTGTGTGTTTATCTTCAAGGTCCCAGACCTCATTGCAGAGCTTGCCTGCAACTAGAGAGGCTCCACTCATGGAGGAGCCTCTGAAGGCTCTTTTTGGGGTAACGGAAGAGAGCCTCCTGATATCCCTGGTTGAGGGTCACTCCAACCCcacctcctccagctcctccgaGTTGAGCTGTGCTATCGTGGGGGAGGTGGTACACCAGCTTAACTCTGGCCTCTCAGTGGCCATTCAGGCCAGCCCGGGGAGTTGCCCCCCTATGGACAGTCAGGACATAGCAGCAGGCAAGGAGGTCATTCGGGTAGCCTCGGTGCAGATCCTGGCCGAGCTACAGAGCCAAACGTCTGAGCCAGAGTGGGTAGGGTTTATCGAGCCCCTCATGGACCCTGTGACCGATGATGTGCTGGATGCCATTGTCGGCACAATGGACAAAATGGCACAGGACTTCAACATCCTATTGGATCTGGCCAAGAAGATGACAATCTTGGGGTCTAAATTTCTGACCAATCTTCAATGTGACCTTGATGTTGAGTGTCCATCTGGGAAAGAAGGGACCACTCACTTTCTCAAAGAGACTGGATCCTCTACCAGTGTGGTGGCCAGAAAGATTCAGACCCTCTCTAGCCCCAACTTTCAGTCTAAAGCCCTGAAGGCGGTGAGCACCATCCTTACAAGGAAAGTCAGCAGCTCTTCTGGCATGGCTCCTTCCTCTAGGCCTTCTAGTGCTGCTCCTAGCCTTACTGAAGCCCCCCTGAATACCAGCTGCACAGCCCTGACATCTGTAACCTCCACTGCCACAGTGATTGTTAAGGCATTTGTGGGAGGCATGGAGACGATAGCATCATTTGAAGGCACATGTGAAGCAGTTGATTGGCCAGTTCCTGTAAATGACCACAAAACAGGATCTTCACAGATGATAACCTTCTCTCTAGCCCGCACACTCTACGGCCGTATACGAGCAAAGCTGAGGGACCTTTTAACTCTATCCGCTCGAGAAGAAGGTGTGGCTAAGGATGCTTCTCTTCAGGAGTCTTCAGACACCCTGGAAAAGGCAACTGTTTCAACTGTTGAGGTCCAGTTACCCAGCACCGAACTTAGTAGAGTTCCCAGTGAGAGCCAACCaataccagctctctgtctctccaatcTGGATACCAGTACTCAAGAAGTTCTTAGCAGTGTTTTTTCCATctacaagtcagagttatcaaaAGTGGAGAGTAAATCCTTGGCCGTTGTCAGTTCATCTGATGAGTCCCTAGAGGCTTGTTGGTTTGTTGATGGCGTCCTATCAAAGCTCGATGACTATACTATTTCCCAGTCACCCTCACCCAATGAAGACTTGAGCGTGAGTACTCAATATTCTCAACTGAGCTCAGAAGAGAGTGTCAGAATCACAGAGTCCTCTACTAGTCTGATTCAGAGCATTAAGAAGCTCTCTAGCAATGACTTCCAGACTCAGGCAGAAGAGGCAGTGAGTAAAGTGCTGATGAGATCCAGTCATTCCTTTATCACACAGATCAGCCATACTGGTCTTCAGAAAAGTCTGCAGGCTGGCTTATCATCTAGCTCACCATCAGAGATCCATGTCCTTTCAGAATCCATGTCCTCCATGTCCTCTGAGAATACAGCCTCTGGATTAGTGGAAACCTTTGTCAAAGGAATGGCCACTATTTTCCAGAAAAATGAGTCCACTGACACTGTGCTACTGGAAAGAAGTGGGAGAGTTTCGCAGTGCTCCCACGGGGGCTCCCAACTGGATGATACTGAATTGAGTGTTAAAATATCAGACGAGAAGCTTTGGTCAACAGCTAAGACCATCTGCGTCAGTATGAAGAACACACTTAAGGATTTCTTCACAGGGCTGAAGCTATCCGGATCCGAAAGGACAGAAAATGCTTCTTCCAAAGAGACCCTTGGGGAAATCCTGGTTGCTATCCAGAGTGAAATCTCAAACTTAGGGCGAATGAAGGATTCCAGGGAGCTCCTTCATATCAATGATATGGTAGGAACAATGCTGAAGGAGGTCGAGAAAAGTGAGGATGACAGTGAACAAGTCTGCCAAGACATCCCTAGAACCTGTTCATCTTTGTCCACTTCTTTAAATGGTCGTAGTTCCTTGTCCAGCTCTTCAAAGGGTCCTAGGTCAGAGTGTGAGTTAGAGATCAACCTCCCTGGCACTCCCATCCCTGACGAAGTGCCTTTTGATCTGACCTGCCCCATCGTCAGGAGCTCCTGCATCGACACCAGGGTCTCTAAAATGCCAGATATTTCTTCAAGTGACCTAAAGACAAAGATGATGGCACACACAGATGAACCCCTGCTTCGTAACAGTCCAATGACTGACAGCAGTCGACCACCGAGTGCAAAAGCCTCTTTTCGAACCTCCACTCCATCTTTCACCAGCAAGGGAACCTCTTTGGTACCAAAGGGAAATGGGATTGACATTGAAGAGAAGGAGGTGTGCATCCCCAGCAGCTCTGGCCATCTGAGGGAGCTCTTAATCACCCCGGACATCAGCAGTGCCACTGCATTCCCACTGCAGTACTTGATGGACTCCAGCAAAGATGATggcatctgttttgtcaccataCTGGTGATAAGGTTGCTATCGGAGATCAGACCCTCAGCCCTAGATGGACCCTCCCAACAGGCAGCAGATCTGACAGAAACATGTCAGCAACTCATCAGACAAGTCCTGTCTGAGTTCTGTGCTGCATCACGATTCTCCGGGACACAGGCATATTCCCAGAACCTGAACATCCAAAGGGTGTTCAGAGGTGTACATAAAAACCTCATGGAGGAGTTTGGCTCTTATAACACCCTGCAAGCAGCTCTTTCCTCCCAGGACCCTGCATTTGACAGAGTCCTGGTAAAGTCCTTGACCCAGCAGCTGGTACAGGGATGCAAGGAGGCGTCAAGACCAGCTTCTGCTGCAACAAACCCATCAGACCAggctgagacagagaggggggctgAGCAGAAAGCAAGAAGGAGCTTCCTTTGCTTTTCAATGACCAAACTCAGGATCAACTTCAAGGTATAGCAGGGAGTTAGCATTTGTTTTTTGTTCCAGTTAGGTGCTGATGTTATTCATATGATAAGACAAATACATGAAATAAATATGTTTTATTCATCACTAAATTG contains:
- the LOC135570477 gene encoding uncharacterized protein LOC135570477, yielding MKNNLTFEQLSMLCLKIVKVVTQTALRILLPALARIMGVNLRSGATSPESQCSEDSLGSLDEREKRLLISEMNYWTKERRRNGSAGCRQKSTRRTSSPCCSPKRSQTSLQSLPATREAPLMEEPLKALFGVTEESLLISLVEGHSNPTSSSSSELSCAIVGEVVHQLNSGLSVAIQASPGSCPPMDSQDIAAGKEVIRVASVQILAELQSQTSEPEWVGFIEPLMDPVTDDVLDAIVGTMDKMAQDFNILLDLAKKMTILGSKFLTNLQCDLDVECPSGKEGTTHFLKETGSSTSVVARKIQTLSSPNFQSKALKAVSTILTRKVSSSSGMAPSSRPSSAAPSLTEAPLNTSCTALTSVTSTATVIVKAFVGGMETIASFEGTCEAVDWPVPVNDHKTGSSQMITFSLARTLYGRIRAKLRDLLTLSAREEGVAKDASLQESSDTLEKATVSTVEVQLPSTELSRVPSESQPIPALCLSNLDTSTQEVLSSVFSIYKSELSKVESKSLAVVSSSDESLEACWFVDGVLSKLDDYTISQSPSPNEDLSVSTQYSQLSSEESVRITESSTSLIQSIKKLSSNDFQTQAEEAVSKVLMRSSHSFITQISHTGLQKSLQAGLSSSSPSEIHVLSESMSSMSSENTASGLVETFVKGMATIFQKNESTDTVLLERSGRVSQCSHGGSQLDDTELSVKISDEKLWSTAKTICVSMKNTLKDFFTGLKLSGSERTENASSKETLGEILVAIQSEISNLGRMKDSRELLHINDMVGTMLKEVEKSEDDSEQVCQDIPRTCSSLSTSLNGRSSLSSSSKGPRSECELEINLPGTPIPDEVPFDLTCPIVRSSCIDTRVSKMPDISSSDLKTKMMAHTDEPLLRNSPMTDSSRPPSAKASFRTSTPSFTSKGTSLVPKGNGIDIEEKEVCIPSSSGHLRELLITPDISSATAFPLQYLMDSSKDDGICFVTILVIRLLSEIRPSALDGPSQQAADLTETCQQLIRQVLSEFCAASRFSGTQAYSQNLNIQRVFRGVHKNLMEEFGSYNTLQAALSSQDPAFDRVLVKSLTQQLVQGCKEASRPASAATNPSDQAETERGAEQKARRSFLCFSMTKLRINFKRSKRGNKKDCHSVQEQTEIPSTDGHCIAPVGEVSPSISQPVKKRSLIVRVFSAMMKPFRRFTKKNL